Proteins encoded by one window of Streptomyces sp. NBC_01477:
- a CDS encoding DMT family transporter has protein sequence MTSSHRAGMLLAALACVLVGASFTAGGALVDYPNAGGQAVRYAAACALLAWPALRGGAGARLAALGARRWALAAAVAGVGMVGFNLSVLAAERTAQPAVPGVLVGCAPVVVAVLVPLAAGRRPTPAGTAGAVMVAAGAFVVQGWGGTDAPGLLWSVMALGGEVGFALLAAPLVAPLGPMLLSACVCGLAAVEAAVLAVALDGRAALRVPTGPETAALGWQAVVATVIGFVCWYAGMQRLGAERATLFSGLIPVSAALTAPLVALGTFGAAQLTGSALVAAGVAVGASRRSGRARLRAGHGPQAAPRPAGPEPAAVRRG, from the coding sequence ATGACGTCCTCCCACCGTGCCGGAATGCTGCTCGCCGCTCTCGCCTGCGTCCTCGTGGGCGCGTCCTTCACCGCGGGGGGCGCGCTGGTCGACTACCCGAATGCCGGCGGGCAGGCCGTGCGTTACGCCGCCGCCTGCGCGCTGCTGGCGTGGCCCGCGCTGCGGGGCGGGGCGGGGGCGCGGCTCGCGGCGCTGGGGGCGCGGCGGTGGGCGCTGGCGGCGGCGGTCGCCGGGGTCGGCATGGTCGGCTTCAACCTGTCGGTGCTCGCCGCCGAGCGCACCGCGCAACCCGCCGTGCCCGGCGTGCTCGTCGGCTGCGCGCCGGTCGTGGTGGCGGTGCTGGTGCCGCTCGCGGCGGGACGCCGGCCGACTCCGGCCGGTACGGCGGGCGCCGTGATGGTGGCGGCCGGCGCCTTCGTCGTTCAGGGCTGGGGCGGCACGGACGCGCCCGGGCTGCTCTGGTCGGTGATGGCACTCGGCGGCGAGGTCGGCTTCGCACTGCTCGCCGCGCCCCTGGTGGCCCCGCTCGGGCCGATGCTGCTGTCCGCGTGCGTGTGCGGACTGGCCGCCGTCGAGGCCGCCGTGCTCGCCGTGGCCCTGGACGGCCGGGCGGCGCTGCGCGTGCCGACCGGGCCGGAGACGGCCGCTCTCGGCTGGCAGGCGGTCGTGGCCACCGTCATCGGCTTCGTGTGCTGGTACGCCGGCATGCAGCGGCTCGGCGCGGAACGCGCCACGCTCTTCTCCGGCCTGATCCCGGTGTCGGCCGCGCTCACCGCGCCGCTCGTCGCGCTCGGCACCTTCGGTGCGGCCCAACTCACCGGCAGCGCACTGGTCGCCGCGGGCGTGGCGGTCGGCGCGAGCCGCCGCTCCGGCCGGGCGCGGCTGCGGGCCGGGCACGGCCCGCAGGCCGCCCCGCGCCCGGCAGGACCGGAGCCGGCGGCCGTCCGCCGGGGCTGA
- a CDS encoding zinc-dependent alcohol dehydrogenase family protein, whose protein sequence is MKAAVISSPGVVGIETVDDPAPAAGAVVVQIAACGLCGTDLHILQGEFAPTLPIVPGHEFAGTIVAVGARVEGLAVGDRVAVDPSIYCNECHYCRIGRNNLCERWAAIGVTVPGGAAEYAAAPAANCVKLPDHVRTEDAALIEPLSCAVRGYDILRANLASHILIYGSGTMGLMMLELAKRTGAASVDMVDINEERLTTARALGCSSAATNAEEISRPRGWDVVIDATGNVAAIQDALGRVGKGGTFLQFGVADYAARATIEPYKIYNQEITITGSMAVLHSYERAAELFAAGVLDPEVFISDRLPLTDYEAALQRFQAGQGRKIQVLP, encoded by the coding sequence GTGAAGGCAGCCGTCATCAGCTCTCCCGGTGTCGTCGGCATCGAGACGGTCGACGACCCCGCCCCCGCAGCCGGCGCGGTGGTGGTGCAGATCGCGGCATGCGGACTGTGCGGCACCGACCTGCACATCCTGCAGGGCGAGTTCGCGCCGACCCTGCCCATCGTGCCGGGGCACGAGTTCGCCGGCACGATCGTCGCAGTGGGCGCGCGTGTCGAGGGGCTCGCGGTCGGCGACCGGGTCGCCGTGGACCCCTCGATCTACTGCAACGAGTGCCACTACTGCCGTATCGGCCGCAACAACCTGTGCGAGCGCTGGGCCGCGATCGGCGTCACCGTGCCCGGCGGCGCGGCCGAATACGCCGCCGCGCCCGCCGCGAACTGCGTCAAGCTCCCCGACCACGTCCGCACCGAGGACGCGGCCCTCATCGAACCGCTGTCCTGCGCGGTACGCGGCTACGACATCCTGCGCGCGAACCTCGCCAGCCACATCCTGATCTACGGCTCCGGAACGATGGGCCTGATGATGCTGGAACTGGCCAAGCGCACCGGCGCGGCAAGCGTCGACATGGTGGACATCAACGAGGAGCGGCTCACCACCGCCCGCGCTCTGGGCTGTTCCTCTGCCGCCACCAATGCCGAGGAGATCAGCCGGCCGCGCGGCTGGGACGTCGTCATCGACGCCACCGGCAATGTCGCGGCCATCCAGGACGCGCTCGGCCGGGTCGGCAAGGGCGGCACCTTCCTCCAGTTCGGGGTCGCCGACTACGCCGCGCGCGCGACCATCGAGCCGTACAAGATCTACAACCAGGAGATCACCATCACCGGCTCGATGGCGGTCCTGCACAGCTACGAGCGGGCCGCCGAGCTGTTCGCGGCGGGCGTGCTCGACCCCGAGGTCTTCATCAGCGACCGGCTCCCGCTGACGGACTACGAGGCGGCGCTCCAGCGCTTCCAGGCGGGCCAGGGCCGCAAGATCCAGGTCCTTCCGTGA
- a CDS encoding carbohydrate ABC transporter permease — protein sequence MTAAAAPTLRTARTARTAGGTRARRGSALLGLLAWLCGVAFFLPFAWMLLTSLHSEQDAAANPPHLGAALTLHGYREFFGSGTGVSPWPPLVNSLTASLAATLLVLVLATPAAYALSIKPVRKWTDVMFFFLSTKMLPAVAGLLPVYLIAKNAGLLDNIWLLVILYTSMNLPIAVWMMRSFLADVPVAIIEAASIDGAGLPTVLVRIVAPVVMPGIAATALISFIFSWNELLFARVLTGVVAGTAPVFLTGFVTSQGLFLAKVCAAAVCISLPVLAAGFAAQDKLVQGLSLGAVK from the coding sequence GTGACGGCCGCCGCCGCTCCGACGCTTCGTACCGCCAGGACCGCCAGGACAGCCGGGGGCACCCGCGCCCGGCGCGGCAGCGCGCTGCTGGGACTGCTCGCCTGGCTGTGCGGGGTGGCCTTCTTCCTGCCGTTCGCCTGGATGCTGCTGACCTCGCTGCACAGCGAGCAGGACGCGGCGGCCAACCCGCCGCACCTGGGCGCCGCGCTCACCCTGCACGGATACCGCGAGTTCTTCGGCTCGGGCACCGGGGTGAGCCCGTGGCCGCCGCTGGTCAACTCCCTGACCGCCAGCCTCGCCGCGACCCTGCTGGTCCTGGTGCTGGCGACCCCGGCGGCCTACGCGCTGTCGATCAAGCCGGTGCGCAAGTGGACCGACGTGATGTTCTTCTTCCTGTCCACCAAGATGCTGCCCGCGGTCGCCGGACTGCTGCCGGTGTACCTGATCGCCAAGAACGCCGGGCTGCTGGACAACATCTGGCTGCTGGTCATCCTCTACACCTCGATGAACCTGCCGATCGCGGTGTGGATGATGCGCTCCTTCCTCGCCGACGTGCCGGTGGCGATCATCGAGGCCGCGTCGATCGACGGCGCGGGACTGCCCACCGTCCTGGTGCGGATCGTCGCGCCCGTCGTGATGCCCGGAATCGCCGCGACGGCGCTGATTTCGTTCATCTTCAGCTGGAACGAGCTGCTGTTCGCCCGGGTCCTCACCGGTGTGGTGGCGGGCACCGCGCCGGTCTTCCTCACCGGCTTCGTCACCAGCCAGGGCCTGTTCCTGGCCAAGGTCTGCGCCGCCGCCGTCTGCATCTCCCTGCCGGTGCTCGCCGCCGGGTTCGCCGCCCAGGACAAGCTCGTCCAGGGCCTCTCCCTTGGAGCCGTCAAGTGA
- the pdxR gene encoding MocR-like pyridoxine biosynthesis transcription factor PdxR → MLVVGGGGRGRGRALQGALREAVRAGRLGAGTQLPSSRELAADLGVSRGLVTDAYAQLTAEGYLTSRQGAGTWVAHTRQEAGQRPAAVFAADDRGGPDDLRPGLPDLALFPRAAWSAAHRRVMTSLPHRAFGYPDPRGLPELRAALAALLGRRRGVAADPDQVMVTAGVAQAHTLIGLVLHARGQRATAVEDPGSPEHTALLAATGLTAVPVPVDAEGLSVTALAATGVRSAVVTPCHQFPSGVAYSAARRAALAGWARDCGGVVVEDDYDGDFRYDRQPVGALQGLAPGHVVYTGSASKSLAPGLRLGWLVGPPDLVAEAAERKRTMDLGHSVIEQAVLADFLASGAYDRQLRRCQRLYRARRDALVAALAEHAPGAEVSGIAAGLHAIVSLPDRYGPEPRFLAAAARAGVAVRPLSDYLAGPSRGGDDGGRVRLVVGYAHLTPEAIARAVRLLVHRPAAGRRT, encoded by the coding sequence GTGCTGGTGGTGGGTGGGGGCGGCCGGGGGCGAGGGCGGGCGTTGCAGGGGGCGTTGCGGGAGGCCGTGCGGGCGGGGCGGCTCGGCGCCGGGACGCAGTTGCCGTCGAGCCGGGAACTGGCCGCCGACCTCGGGGTGTCCCGGGGCCTGGTCACCGACGCGTACGCGCAGCTCACCGCCGAGGGTTATCTGACCAGCCGGCAGGGCGCGGGGACCTGGGTGGCCCACACGCGGCAGGAGGCCGGGCAGCGGCCCGCCGCCGTATTCGCCGCCGACGATCGCGGCGGGCCGGACGACCTGCGTCCCGGCCTGCCCGACCTGGCGCTCTTCCCGCGGGCCGCGTGGTCGGCGGCGCACCGCCGGGTGATGACCTCGCTCCCCCACCGCGCCTTCGGCTACCCCGATCCGCGCGGCCTTCCGGAGCTGCGGGCGGCGCTCGCGGCGCTGCTCGGCAGGCGGCGGGGCGTGGCCGCCGACCCGGACCAGGTGATGGTCACCGCCGGGGTGGCCCAGGCTCACACCCTCATCGGCCTGGTGCTGCACGCCCGCGGGCAGCGGGCGACCGCCGTCGAGGACCCCGGCAGCCCCGAGCACACCGCGCTGCTCGCCGCGACCGGCCTGACCGCGGTGCCGGTCCCGGTGGACGCGGAGGGCCTGTCCGTGACGGCGCTGGCCGCCACCGGCGTACGGTCCGCGGTGGTCACGCCGTGCCATCAGTTCCCGTCGGGCGTGGCCTACTCCGCCGCGCGGCGGGCCGCGCTCGCCGGCTGGGCGCGGGACTGCGGCGGTGTGGTCGTCGAGGACGACTACGACGGCGACTTCCGCTATGACCGGCAGCCGGTGGGCGCGCTCCAGGGTCTCGCGCCAGGACATGTCGTCTACACCGGCTCCGCGAGCAAGTCCCTGGCGCCGGGCCTGCGGCTGGGGTGGCTGGTCGGGCCGCCGGACCTCGTCGCGGAGGCGGCGGAACGCAAGCGGACGATGGACCTCGGGCACTCCGTCATCGAACAGGCCGTACTCGCCGACTTCCTCGCCTCCGGCGCGTACGACCGCCAACTGCGGCGCTGCCAGCGGCTGTACCGGGCGCGCAGGGACGCGCTGGTCGCCGCGCTGGCGGAGCACGCGCCCGGCGCCGAGGTCAGCGGCATCGCCGCCGGACTGCACGCGATCGTCAGCCTTCCCGACCGCTACGGGCCCGAGCCGCGCTTCCTCGCTGCCGCGGCCCGGGCGGGCGTCGCGGTCCGGCCGCTGTCGGACTACCTCGCGGGGCCGTCCCGCGGGGGCGACGACGGCGGCCGGGTCAGGCTGGTGGTGGGGTACGCCCACCTGACCCCCGAGGCGATCGCCCGCGCGGTACGCCTGCTGGTCCACCGGCCGGCCGCGGGCCGCCGCACGTAA
- a CDS encoding carbohydrate kinase family protein: MSDGPGAAPPAVVIGEALTDVLVDSGGRRRGLPGGSPANVALGLGRLGHPVRFATRIGRDTNGDQLRRRLRDGGVLLAPGSVTERPTSTATALLDGSGSADYDFDIAWAPSRQAVETVRTGPPAHLHTGSIATALPPGADAVFDAVGRAQESATTSYDPNLRPALLGPPGRERARVEQLVEVSDVVKASAEDLDWLYPGQGAERAAQRWATAGPAMVVLTLGDRGARAWWRHGSYRVPPVPVRVADTVGAGDAFMSCLVSSLLRAGLLGGSPACREALAAATDAALLPPPIVAALSLASRAAALTCGREGADPPTRKELTSLF, from the coding sequence GTGAGCGACGGCCCGGGGGCCGCGCCGCCGGCGGTCGTCATCGGCGAGGCGCTGACCGATGTGCTGGTGGACTCCGGCGGGCGGCGGCGCGGCCTTCCCGGCGGATCACCGGCCAACGTCGCCCTGGGCCTGGGCCGGCTGGGCCACCCGGTGCGGTTCGCGACCCGGATCGGCCGCGACACCAACGGCGACCAGCTGCGCAGGCGGCTGCGCGACGGCGGGGTGCTGCTGGCGCCGGGCTCGGTCACCGAGCGGCCCACCTCCACAGCGACGGCGCTGCTGGACGGATCGGGCTCGGCCGACTACGACTTCGACATCGCCTGGGCGCCGTCCCGGCAGGCCGTCGAGACGGTACGCACCGGGCCGCCGGCCCATCTGCACACCGGGTCGATCGCCACGGCGCTGCCGCCGGGCGCCGACGCGGTCTTCGACGCCGTGGGCCGGGCGCAGGAGTCGGCGACGACCTCGTACGACCCCAACCTGCGGCCGGCGCTGCTGGGCCCGCCCGGCAGGGAAAGGGCGCGGGTCGAGCAGCTGGTCGAGGTCAGCGATGTCGTCAAGGCCAGCGCGGAGGACCTGGACTGGCTGTACCCCGGCCAGGGCGCGGAGCGGGCGGCGCAGCGATGGGCGACCGCCGGGCCCGCGATGGTCGTGCTGACCCTCGGCGACCGCGGCGCCCGCGCCTGGTGGCGGCACGGCTCCTACCGGGTGCCGCCCGTACCGGTCCGGGTGGCGGACACCGTCGGTGCGGGGGACGCCTTCATGTCGTGCCTGGTCAGCTCCCTGCTGCGGGCGGGGCTGCTGGGCGGCTCCCCGGCCTGCCGCGAGGCGCTGGCGGCGGCCACCGACGCGGCCCTCCTGCCGCCGCCGATCGTCGCCGCCCTCTCCCTGGCCTCCCGCGCGGCGGCGCTCACCTGCGGCCGCGAGGGCGCCGACCCGCCGACCCGCAAGGAACTGACCAGCCTGTTCTGA
- a CDS encoding GNAT family N-acetyltransferase — translation MPHTTPVPPARAATRHRHWGRDLTEVAALFAAMATADLIADLVNHGPDGGTLLMTSAAALLAAAVAHLWWTRRRGRAAAAPAADDRAAEPRTAAEPALWRLRTTVRDTPGSLGAVCTALAGSQVDIVTLQTHPLAEGTVDEFLLRAPAALTAASLVLTVADAGGTDTWLERADAHDLVDTPTRMLTLATRTALDAAELPLALRQLFGRCTIRSTPAPTAADRGGEVPQDALLDTVMRLRDPSGGTITVQRDHLPFTPTEFARARALVELDARLGVRMPGSRHVVTLPEGNELTVRRVGPEDQEAALAMHERCTAGTLALRYHGPVEDADGYLGHLLSPRFGRSLAVETASGRLVALGHLLWDGDENEVAILVEDEWQRRGIGAVLLRKLVELAAEAGRESVYAVTRATNTGMVAVMRELGLPLDYQVEDGTLVITATLPPAPSVATLPWVAGRRG, via the coding sequence ATGCCTCACACGACTCCTGTGCCTCCAGCTCGGGCCGCAACCCGGCACCGACACTGGGGCCGCGACCTCACCGAAGTGGCCGCGCTCTTCGCCGCGATGGCCACCGCCGACCTCATCGCCGACCTGGTCAACCACGGCCCGGACGGCGGAACGCTGCTGATGACGTCGGCGGCGGCACTGCTCGCGGCGGCCGTCGCGCACCTGTGGTGGACCCGCCGCCGCGGCCGGGCCGCCGCCGCTCCTGCGGCAGACGACCGGGCCGCCGAGCCGCGAACGGCCGCCGAACCGGCGCTGTGGCGGCTGCGCACCACCGTGCGGGACACCCCGGGCAGCCTCGGAGCGGTGTGCACCGCGCTGGCCGGCAGCCAGGTGGACATCGTCACGCTGCAGACCCACCCGCTCGCCGAGGGCACGGTCGACGAATTCCTGCTGCGGGCGCCCGCGGCGCTGACCGCCGCGTCCCTGGTGCTGACCGTCGCGGACGCGGGCGGCACCGACACCTGGCTGGAGCGGGCCGACGCGCACGACCTGGTCGACACCCCGACCCGGATGCTCACCCTCGCCACCCGCACCGCGCTGGACGCGGCCGAACTGCCGCTGGCGCTGCGGCAGTTGTTCGGCCGCTGCACGATCAGGTCCACCCCGGCGCCGACCGCGGCCGATCGGGGCGGCGAAGTGCCGCAGGACGCGCTGCTGGACACGGTGATGCGGCTGCGGGACCCGTCGGGCGGCACGATCACCGTGCAGCGCGACCATCTGCCCTTCACCCCGACCGAATTCGCCAGGGCCCGCGCGCTGGTGGAGCTGGACGCCAGGCTCGGGGTGCGGATGCCCGGCAGCCGGCACGTGGTGACCCTCCCCGAGGGCAACGAGCTGACGGTGCGGCGGGTCGGCCCCGAGGACCAGGAGGCGGCGCTGGCGATGCACGAGCGCTGCACCGCCGGGACGCTGGCGCTGCGCTACCACGGGCCTGTCGAGGACGCCGACGGCTACCTCGGCCATCTGCTCAGCCCGCGGTTCGGCCGGTCGCTGGCCGTCGAGACCGCGTCGGGCCGGCTGGTGGCGCTGGGCCACCTGCTGTGGGACGGGGACGAGAACGAGGTCGCGATACTGGTCGAGGACGAGTGGCAGCGCCGCGGCATCGGCGCGGTGCTGCTGCGCAAGCTGGTCGAGCTGGCGGCCGAGGCCGGGCGCGAGAGCGTCTACGCGGTCACCCGCGCGACCAACACCGGCATGGTGGCGGTGATGCGGGAGCTGGGGCTCCCGCTGGACTACCAGGTCGAGGACGGCACCCTGGTGATCACCGCGACCCTGCCGCCCGCGCCGTCGGTGGCGACCCTCCCGTGGGTGGCCGGCCGCCGCGGCTAG
- a CDS encoding NCS2 family permease: MPGPVVDTEKPVSAPPPPGNSLDRYFRISERGSTPGREIRGGFATFFTMAYILVLNPIILSGATDKFGHHLSTTQLVTATALVAAVMTAIMGVGGNLPLAVAAGLGLNAVVAFQLAPKMSWPDAMGLVVLEGLLICVLVATGLREAIMNAVPLPIKQAISVGIGLFIAFIGFIDAGFASRIPDAAKTTVPVQLGGTGTLTGWPVLVFCLGVLLTVALVARRVKGAILISIVTMTIVAVIINKVADLPAAAWGLTAPKMPHDVVATPDFGLIGHFSLFGGFSEAGVVTASLFVFTLVLSDFFDAMGTIVGISSEAGLLDDEGRVPNIGRVLFIDGAAAVAGGAASASSNTAYVESAAGVGEGARTGLASVVTGALFAVALFLSPLAAVVPSQAAAPALVAVGFLLMGQVRHIDWTQYDIAIPAFLTIAAMPFTYSITNGIGAGFLSFVVIKLALGKVRDIHPLVWGVSVCFLAYFAIDPLQQLLGVK, encoded by the coding sequence ATGCCAGGACCCGTCGTGGACACCGAGAAGCCGGTGTCCGCACCGCCGCCCCCAGGCAACTCGCTGGACCGCTACTTCCGTATATCGGAGCGCGGTTCGACGCCGGGACGGGAGATACGGGGAGGGTTCGCCACCTTCTTCACGATGGCGTACATCCTCGTGCTCAACCCGATCATCCTGTCCGGGGCGACGGACAAGTTCGGGCACCACCTGTCGACCACCCAACTGGTCACCGCGACCGCGCTGGTGGCCGCGGTGATGACCGCGATCATGGGGGTCGGCGGCAATCTGCCGCTCGCGGTGGCGGCCGGGCTCGGGCTGAACGCCGTGGTCGCCTTCCAGCTCGCGCCGAAGATGAGCTGGCCGGACGCCATGGGCCTGGTGGTGCTCGAAGGCCTGCTCATCTGCGTCCTGGTCGCCACCGGGCTGCGCGAGGCGATCATGAACGCCGTCCCGCTGCCGATCAAGCAGGCGATCAGCGTCGGCATCGGGCTGTTCATCGCCTTCATCGGCTTCATCGACGCCGGTTTCGCCAGCCGTATCCCCGACGCTGCCAAGACCACCGTGCCGGTCCAGCTCGGCGGCACCGGCACGCTCACGGGCTGGCCGGTGCTGGTGTTCTGCCTCGGGGTGCTGCTGACGGTGGCGCTGGTCGCGCGCCGGGTCAAGGGCGCGATCCTGATCAGCATCGTGACGATGACGATCGTGGCGGTCATCATCAACAAGGTCGCCGACCTGCCGGCCGCCGCGTGGGGGCTGACCGCCCCCAAGATGCCGCACGACGTCGTCGCCACCCCGGACTTCGGGCTGATCGGCCACTTCAGCCTCTTCGGCGGCTTCTCCGAGGCGGGGGTGGTGACCGCGTCGCTGTTCGTCTTCACGCTCGTGCTGTCCGACTTCTTCGACGCCATGGGCACGATCGTCGGCATCTCCAGCGAGGCCGGGCTGCTGGACGACGAGGGCAGGGTGCCGAACATCGGCCGGGTGCTCTTCATCGACGGCGCCGCGGCCGTCGCGGGCGGCGCGGCCTCCGCGTCCTCCAACACCGCCTACGTCGAGTCCGCGGCGGGCGTCGGCGAGGGCGCGCGCACCGGGCTTGCCAGCGTCGTGACCGGGGCGCTCTTCGCGGTGGCGCTCTTCCTGTCGCCGCTCGCGGCGGTCGTGCCGTCGCAGGCGGCAGCGCCGGCGCTGGTCGCGGTGGGCTTCCTGCTGATGGGGCAGGTGCGGCACATCGACTGGACGCAGTACGACATCGCGATCCCGGCCTTCCTGACCATCGCCGCGATGCCCTTCACCTACAGCATCACCAACGGCATCGGGGCGGGCTTCCTGTCCTTCGTCGTCATCAAGCTGGCGCTCGGGAAGGTACGGGACATCCACCCGCTGGTGTGGGGCGTGTCGGTGTGCTTCCTGGCCTACTTCGCCATCGACCCGCTCCAGCAGCTGCTGGGCGTGAAGTAG
- a CDS encoding carbohydrate ABC transporter permease gives MTTPSITRRIRAPQAGRRTASPTAPLPPRGAWARRAPLLPALLFMIVVTQLPFVGTLVISFMRWNALDPGDRGLAGFQNYKTAFTDPDLRSSMTTTVVLTVAVVMVSLVLGLGLALLMDRKFLGRGVVRTMLITPFLVVPVASALLWKHALYNTSYGLINGSLTWLWSLFGSHDAPQPDWLSVAPLLSVEASLVWQWTPFMMLILLAGLQSRPADITEAARVDGAGAWQIFRYLTFPHLRRYLELAALLGTVYVVQNFDAVFTLTSGGLGTANLPYTVYTTFYQAHDYGQASAQGVIVVALSIIVATFALRTVSSLFREETR, from the coding sequence ATGACCACCCCCTCGATCACCCGCCGGATCCGGGCACCGCAGGCCGGGCGCCGGACTGCCTCCCCGACGGCCCCGCTGCCGCCCCGCGGTGCCTGGGCCCGGCGGGCCCCCCTGCTCCCCGCCCTGCTGTTCATGATCGTCGTCACCCAGCTCCCTTTCGTCGGGACCCTGGTGATCTCCTTCATGCGGTGGAACGCCCTCGACCCCGGGGACCGCGGTCTCGCCGGATTCCAGAACTACAAGACCGCGTTCACCGATCCCGACCTGCGCTCCTCGATGACCACCACGGTCGTGCTGACCGTGGCCGTGGTCATGGTCAGCCTGGTGCTGGGGCTCGGTCTTGCGCTGCTGATGGACCGGAAGTTCCTCGGCCGCGGAGTCGTGCGCACCATGCTGATCACCCCGTTCCTGGTGGTGCCAGTGGCGTCCGCGCTGCTGTGGAAGCACGCCCTCTACAACACCTCGTACGGGCTCATCAACGGCTCCCTGACCTGGCTGTGGAGCCTGTTCGGCAGCCATGACGCACCGCAGCCCGACTGGCTGTCGGTGGCGCCGCTGCTGTCGGTGGAGGCGTCCTTGGTGTGGCAGTGGACGCCGTTCATGATGCTGATCCTGCTCGCAGGACTGCAGAGCCGGCCCGCCGACATCACCGAGGCGGCCCGGGTCGACGGCGCGGGCGCCTGGCAGATCTTCCGCTACCTCACCTTCCCGCACCTGCGCCGCTACCTGGAACTGGCCGCGCTGCTCGGCACGGTCTACGTGGTGCAGAACTTCGACGCCGTCTTCACCCTCACCTCCGGCGGGCTCGGCACCGCGAACCTGCCCTACACCGTCTACACGACCTTCTACCAGGCGCACGACTACGGACAGGCGTCCGCGCAGGGCGTGATCGTGGTGGCGCTGTCCATCATCGTGGCGACCTTCGCGCTGCGGACCGTCTCGTCACTCTTCCGAGAGGAGACACGGTGA